A section of the Malania oleifera isolate guangnan ecotype guangnan chromosome 2, ASM2987363v1, whole genome shotgun sequence genome encodes:
- the LOC131147876 gene encoding RING-H2 finger protein ATL63, with amino-acid sequence MSSPPPDSSSSRSSTSWLTGLIRSLFSYNSNILLAALVSLLLVILFVLLLHLYAKWFLAQSRRRRRRRRPASSSSRRLVRPPRPYHSNTFTFHLDNTSNSTTGSTTLPSPSKGGLDRSLIASIPLFVYKPSSVTAADCVICLSPFEDDDIGRNLPKCGHAFHVECIDMWLQSHSTCPVCRAPAAVEKAAASVDDDNSNVANGDEQVILGRETFTGLSEPESGDLGLTNIVGVDHPLQQPQEAIVLENVDTQIDLVVNSDDHEDSLSASASSLSSSSDLGWGSSSLGCSLKRMLSKSRSERKVYPSVSDVVSELEVFN; translated from the coding sequence ATGTCCAGTCCTCCACCCGACTCCTCCTCCTCCCGGAGCTCCACTAGTTGGCTGACTGGCCTCATCCGGAGCTTATTCTCCTACAACAGTAACATCCTCCTCGCCGCCCTCGTCTCCCTCCTCCTCGTCATCCTCTTCGTCCTGCTCCTCCACCTCTACGCCAAATGGTTCTTAGCCCAATCCCGCCGCCGCCGTAGGCGAAGAAGGCCCGCTTCGTCGTCTTCTCGACGACTCGTCCGCCCACCCCGCCCCTACCATTCCAACACATTCACATTCCATCTTGACAACACGAGCAATAGCACCACCGGTAGCACTACTCTGCCTTCTCCCTCCAAGGGCGGTCTCGACCGCTCCCTCATAGCTTCTATCCCTCTCTTCGTGTACAAACCCTCCTCTGTCACGGCTGCCGACTGTGTGATATGCCTGAGTCCCTTCGAGGACGATGACATTGGGAGAAACCTGCCCAAGTGTGGGCACGCCTTCCATGTGGAGTGCATAGACATGTGGTTGCAGTCCCATTCGACTTGCCCGGTTTGCCGAGCTCCAGCCGCGGTTGAGAAGGCGGCGGCATCGGTCGACGATGATAATTCCAATGTGGCGAATGGAGATGAACAGGTAATTTTGGGCCGGGAGACCTTTACGGGTTTGTCCGAGCCGGAGTCTGGTGATTTGGGTTTGACAAATATTGTTGGCGTTGATCACCCACTGCAGCAGCCCCAGGAAGCCATAGTTCTTGAGAATGTGGATACCCAAATTGATCTAGTAGTGAACAGTGATGATCATGAGGATTCTTTATCAGCATCAGCATCTTCATTGTCGTCTTCGTCGGATTTGGGTTGGGGATCATCTTCGTTGGGTTGTTCGCTGAAGAGGATGCTGAGCAAGAGTAGATCGGAGAGGAAGGTTTATCCCTCAGTTTCTGATGTTGTCAGCGAATTGGAAGTTTTTAATTAA
- the LOC131147875 gene encoding RING-H2 finger protein ATL39-like codes for MPSFTPSSAPPLLPPPLPPPTKTRMGSTQNPQPVRWEFTEAIYGFGQFQGHGFILVLAFFFLVFLLTLLFLYLHWVCRSRTHLPVTAAAVVFPSEARSSAALPAAPSLGLDAASIGRLPVLVHCSAKGCGGGGGSTECCICLSVFQEEEKVKVLPGCHHAFHVNCVDKWLSSHSSCPLCRAPISPLHHALEID; via the coding sequence ATGCCATCCTTTACCCCTTCTTCAGCGCCACCCCTGCTGCCCCCGCCACTGCCACCGCCGACAAAAACCCGAATGGGCTCAACCCAAAACCCACAACCCGTGAGATGGGAATTCACGGAGGCGATCTACGGATTCGGGCAGTTCCAGGGCCACGGCTTCATCCTCGTCCTCGCATTCTTCTTCCTCGTCTTCCTTCTCACCCTTCTCTTCCTCTACCTCCACTGGGTCTGCCGCTCCCGCACCCACCTCCCCGTCACTGCCGCCGCCGTCGTCTTCCCCTCCGAAGCCCGCTCCTCTGCCGCCCTTCCTGCAGCCCCCTCCCTGGGGCTGGACGCGGCCTCCATCGGGCGGCTGCCGGTACTGGTGCACTGCTCGGCCAAAGGCTGTGGCGGCGGAGGAGGGTCGACGGAGTGCTGCATATGCCTGAGCGTGTTCCAGGAGGAAGAGAAGGTGAAGGTGTTGCCCGGTTGCCACCACGCCTTCCACGTCAACTGCGTCGACAAGTGGCTCTCCTCCCATTCCAGTTGCCCTCTTTGTCGAGCTCCCATCTCTCCCCTACACCACGCCTTAGAAATCGATTGA